Sequence from the Corallococcus sp. EGB genome:
GGGCGGCCCGCCGTCCTGCTTCTCCCGCAGCTCCAGCCCCACCGTTCCCGTGGCCCGGGGCTCCAACTGCTGGCGGGCGCGAATGGCGTCCGTGGCGTTCTGGAGCAGCTCCCGCACGTAGACCCCGGGCGAGCTGTACAGGTGGTGGGACAGGAGGTCGATGACCCCACGGAGGCTGACTTGGAATCGATGGTCCACGCGGCCGTCGAGCGTAGCGCGCTGCATCCTCCCCCGGGGTCACAAACCCCCGCCGTGGGGGGATGAAGGCCTCTGTGTCCTCTCCCAGGCAGCCGGACGCGCCAGCCCCCTTCCGCCTCCCTGATGGGGTGGTATGTGGCGCCCCAGCCGTGCGGCGCCCCCGGGCGGCACGGCGACATGTCGTCTTTTTTCCTCCCTCCTGGAGCGGACAACGATGGGAAACAAGCTGAAGGCAGTGGTGGTGGGCGCGGTGCTGGGTGTCGCGGGCGCGGCCTTCGCGCAGGGCACGCCGACGACGCCGGCGGCTCCCAAGACGGAATCCAAGGCGGCCAAGGCCCCCGCGGCGGGCAAGACCGAGGTGACGTGGTGGGGCCACGCCGCCTTCGTGGTGAAGACGCCGGGCGGCGCGACCATCGCCATCGACCCGTGGCTCACCAACCCCAAGGCGCCGCAGGGCGCCACCTGGCCGGAGGCGGTGGACGCCATCCTCGTGTCCCACGGCCACTTCGACCACGTGGGTGAGACGAAGGCCCTGGCCCAGAAGACCAACGCCAAGGTGTACGGCTCCTTCGAGCTGGTGAACCTCCTGGGCCTGCCGGAGGCCCAGGCCGTGGGCGCCAACGCGGGCGGGACGTTCACGGTGAAGGACGCCACCATCCACCTGGTGGAGGCGGTCCACTCCAGCAGCTACCAGGCGGACCCGAAGGGCGCGTCGCAGTACGCCGGTGCGCCGCTGGGCTTCGTCATTGAAATCGCCAACGGCCCCACGCTGTACCACGCGGGTGACACCGGGGCCTTCCAGTCCATGGCCCTCATCGCGGAGCAGTTCAAGCCCACCGTGGCCATGCTGCCCATTGGCGGCCACTTCACCATGGACCCGCCGCAGGCCGCCGTCGCCACGAAGCTCCTGAAGGTGAAGACCGTGGTGCCCATGCACTACGGCACCTTCCCCGCGCTGGCCGGCACCCCGGAGGCGCTCACCACCGAACTGAAGAAGGGCCGGGCCACCACCAAGGTGCTCACCCTGGAGCCGGGCAAGGCGACCCGCCTGTAGTCCTTCCTGGCGAGAGGCACCTGCGCGCGCGTCCGCCCTGGGTGGACGCGCGCGCATTTTTTTCCGCCACCCATCAGCCGCTGTTGCCGGACGCGAGCGGAGGCCCGAGGTCGGGTGGCATCCCGGAAGCGACTGGGTTATTCCCCGCACGGTGTGCCCGAGAGGGAAGCTCCGGCCGCACGCGCTCGAGGGGTGTACCGGTGTCGGTGCTGGTTTTTGGAAGGGGGACCTGGCTGGCCACGCTCCTGGCGGACGTGGTGGCCGCGCACGCGCGCTCCCCCGCGCCTGTCACGACGCCGCCGCTCCTGGACTCCGCTTCCGGCCGCGCCCGGGGCCGCGCCTTCCTGCGCCGCACGCTGCGGGCCTCGGGGCTCGTCTATGGCACGCCCGTACCGCTGCCCCCGCCGGTGGACGGCGGTGAGCCCGTGGATGTCCCCGCGCGCGCCGTGGAGGACGAGCTGTTCCATGCCGTGGTGCGCACGCTGGCGCGCATGGCGTTGGACCTGGCGCGGGTGATGGATGCGCCGGAAGGCCCTCGGGTGGAGCAGCTGCTCGTGCTCTTCGCGGTGCTGGCGGGCGAGCTGGACCTGGCCATGGCGCTGGACGCGCGGCTCGCGGCGGGGCTGCCGGTGCCCCGGCGGATGGTGGGGCGGGTGGAGGATGCGCTCGACAAGCGGGCGCCGTCGCTGGCCGGAGACCCGGTGTACGGGCTGGTGCTGCACAACGGCGCGCAGTACGCGGACGCGCAGCTGTTCTGCCGGCAGGCCATCGACCTGTTCTCGACCGGCCGGCTGTCGCGCGTGGCCGTGGAGCGGCGGCGGGACTTCGCGGCGAAGCAGAAGGCGCTGCTGGTGGACGTGCTCACGGCGCTCGCGTGCGTGGACCGCGAACCCAGCCCGCCCGCGCGCCGCGCCATCCTCCGGCAGGTGGAGGGGCTGAAGCTTCCACACGCGCTGGAGGGCGAGGTGAAGGCCGCGGTGCGTCAGTCCTTCGAGCGCAAGCGCGACGTGCGGGACGTGGTGCGCCGCGTGCGCAGCGTGGACATGCGCCACCTGCTCCTGGAGCAGGCGCTGCTGGCGGCGCTCGTGGACGGCCGGCGCACGCGGCGGGAGCGGGCCTTCATCGACACGCTGGCGGGCGCGCTGCACGTGCCCCACGCGGAGCTGCGCCGTCTGGAATTGGAGATGGCGGAGTTCTACGCGCGGCACCGCTCGCTGGTGGATGTCTTCACCGTGTCGGACGCGGCGGGCGCCATGGGCGAGGAGCTCATGGGCGGCATGCAGGAGACGCTGGAGAAGAACTTCCACCGGCTCATGCAGGAGGCGCGCGAGACGGGCGACCTGGCGGTGCTGCTCACCAAGGCGGCGCGGCGCCAGAAGCTCACCGACGACGAGCGCCAGCGCATGCGCGCCCAGCTCATCGACGTGGCGAAGGCCATCCCCGCGCTGGCCATCTTCGCCGCGCCGGGCGGCATCCTGCTCTTGGCGGCGCTGGCCAAGGTGCTGCCCTTCAGCCTGCTGCCCAGCGCCTTCCAGGACGAGCCCCCGGTGGACTCCGACGACGAGGACACGCTGGAGCGCGAGGCCGTCTGACGCCTCGCGCCTCAGTTCGCCTCGGTGAGGGTGACGCGGAGGTGCTGGGACAGGGGCGTGCCGTAGCGGGACGGGGGCACGCGGCGCACGGTCTTGTCGGTGTCCAGGGTCCACTCGGGGGCGCCCTGGTGGGGGCCCACGGCGGGCTCTTCATCCAGCTCCGTGCCCACGTCCCACAGGTACACCTTGGACGTGACATCGCCCGTCACGGGGGCGTTGGCCTTGTCGAACAGCGCGATGCCCTGCTCGTCGGTGCCGAAGAACCAATCGTTGGACTGGCCGAACATGGTCGCGAAGGACAGCCGGTCCGCGGGGCGCGCCGTCACGGTGAACTCGTAGGCGTGGCCCGGCAGGAGGGGACCGGGCGAGGACGCATCCACGGGCGTGGTGAAGGTGCCCGACGCGCTTACGCCGTTGGGCGGCGTCGAGGCGAGGGCGTTGGCCAGCCGGGCCGTGTCGCCCGTCTCCGCGAGTGCCTCCAATCCCTGTCCCCGGTCCGGCGCGCCCTCCGTGAAGAGCGGCGCGGCGGCGTGGTGCACGGCGAAGACGCCCGGTGACAGCGGCGTGGCCACGCCATTGAGCGGCGTGAGCCACGTGTGGAGCGCGGTGGGGTCTCCGGTCTCCGCGAGCGCCTCCAAGCCCAGTCCACGGTCCTCCTGTCCCTCCGTGAAGAGGGGTTCGTTGCCCGCGCCCACCACCCAGACGCCCGGGGAGATGCGGACGGGCTTGATGCCCTCGGAGGTGCTGAGGGTGTTGCGGTCGTCGGAGACGTTGCTGATGCGCACCGTGAAGCGGTGCGTGGCCGCGTCGTGGGCCAGTTGCACGCGGATCATCAACGCGAGCGCGGGCAGGGTGAACGTCTGGCCGTTGCTGAGCACGGGCTGCGTGCCCACGCGCCGCACCCTGGGCGTGCTGTCCTTGAGGCCCGGGCCATCCGTGGCGGTCGCCTGCTTCGGGCCGGTGTGCGCGCCCACGGCGGGTTCCTCGTCCACCTCCGTGCCCGCGTCCCAGAGGATGACCTGTGAGGTGATGTCGCCGGCCAGCGGCTGCCCGTCGGCGGAGTAGAGCGGAATGCCCCGGGGCTCCGTGCCGAAGAACCAGTCGTTGGACGCCGCGAACATGGCGGCGAAGGAGAGCCGGTGGGTGCGGCCCGCGGTGAAGCTGAACTCGTAAGTGTCGCCCGGGGCGAGCGGGCCTGGTGAGGTGCCGCTCACCTTCGTGTCGAACCGGCCGGACTTGAGGTTCTGGAAGGGCGCCACGTTCTCGATGCGCACGCGGAAGCGCCGGGAGGACGGGTCGGTGTCGTCGCCGGAGTTGCAGGCGGACAGGGTGAGCAGGCCCAGCGCGGCGCAGGCGGCGCCACCACGGAAGGAGCGGATGGACATGGACGGAGTCTCCATGGGCCTCGCGGAAATGCGAAGCCCGGCATTGCTCCCTCTACGCGCTGGGGCTGTTGGCGGTTACGTCCGGTGCGGATGGGATTGGCCGCGCGGTGGGGCGGGGCAGGAGGGGCGTCAGGAATTGCACCAGCGCCGCGAGGTCGCCTGGCCGGGACGCGTGTCCCACGTAGCCGTCCGGGCGCACCAGGATGAGCGCATCCCTTCCAGGGACCACGTCGTAGGCGTGGTGCGCGTGGCCGTCCCTGTCGGACAGGGCCCCGGGGATGGGAGCCGCGCCCTTCCCGAGGATGCGGACGACGCGGACGGATTCGTGGGCCCACGCCTCGACCTCCGGGTGCGCGGCTCCAAAGGCGAGCAGCGTCCAGTGGGGGCCGCGAAACCTGTCCGACAGTCGGACAGGTTTTCCGTGTGCCTCCGCGCAGGGCGCGTCCGGGGCGCGGTCTCCCGCCTGTACGCGGGCCGTGTCGCCGGGGACTGCCGGGGCGAGCGGGCCGCCTCGATAGCTCAAGCCCAGTTGCCGCAGCTCGTCGCCGCGGTTCAGGGCCTTCATGCGTCCCTGCCGCATGCCGTCGAACAGCTTCGAGGACAGCCCGAGCACCCGGGCGGCGATGGGCAGCCGCTCCGCCTCGTAGGTGTCGAGCAGGGCTGGAGTCGCGCCCTGGAGCACGTGGCCCAGCTTCCAGCCCAGGTTGTAGGCGTCCTGCACGCCGGTGTTGAGCCCCTGGCCTCCAGTGGGAGGGTGCACGTGCGCGGCGTCGCCCATGATGAACACGCGGCCCACGCGGTAGCGGTCCGCCATGCGCACGTTGGGGCGGTACACGGACAACCAGCTCGCGTCATGCAGGCGCACGGCCCGGCCCGGGCGCGCGGCCTCCTGGATGCGCTGATGGAGCGCGGCCTCGGTGAGCTCCGGCATGACGCCACCGGGCTTCACCTGGAGGGCGAGCTGGAAGTGGTTCGTGCCGGGCAGCGGGCACAGCGCCACCACGCCGCCCTTCGCGAAGGGCCAGATGTGCCAGTGCGTGTGGTCCAGGCCGTCCACGCGCACGTCGCCCACGACCATGCGCTCCTCTTCGAGCGTGACGCCGTTGAAGGCCAGGCCCAGCTCCTTGCGCACGCGGCTGTGTCCACCATCCGCGCCGACCAGGTACTCCGCGCGGACGGTCTCCTCCGCGCCGTCGCGGGTGAGCGTGGCGGTGACACCGGCGGTGTCCTGGGTGAAGCGGGTGAGGGCGGCGCCGAACTCCACCGTGACACCCAGCGATGCCAGCCGGTCGCGCAGGATTCCCTCGGTACGAGCCTGCGGCACGAGCCAGGGATTGGCGTGGGGCACGTCCGGGGTCGCGGCGCGGCGGGCCATCATGGTCCAGCGCCCCACGACGAAGCGCCGCCAGTGGAGGCGGAGGCTGGGATAGGGATTGCCCGCGGCGAGCACGGCGTCGAGCACGCCCAGGTCGTCCAGCACCTCCAGCGTGCGAGGCGAAAGGCCCTTGCCGCGAGAGCCGACGAAGGGATGCGGGGCCGCGTCCATGATGCGAACGCGGACGCCCCGGCGGGCAAGGTCGCACGCGAGCGTCAGGCCGGTGGGACCGGCGCCGATGACGAGCACGGGCAAGGTGGCATGGGACATGGATGGTCTCCTGTCGCGAGGACGCAGGTGGCTCGCGAGCGACGGAGACAAGAATGTAAGGGACTGCTTATGTTGTCAGCTTGCGTTCCCACCCCAGGAGTCCGGCATGCCGCGCGCGAAGCTTTCCCCTCGGAAGATGCCCACGCAGGAGCGCTCGAGAGCGACGGTGGACGCGTTGGTGCAGGCGACTGCTGACATTCTGGTGCGCGACGGCTCCGCGAAGCTGACCACCAACCGCATCGCGGAGCGGGCCGGCGTCAACGTGGCCTCGCTGTACCAGTTCTTCCCCGGCAAGGAGGCGCTGGTGGCGGAGGTGGCGCGCCGGCACGCGAAGGAGCAGCGCGCCGCCGTGAGGGAGGTGCTGGCGACGCGGAAGTTCCGCACGCTGGAGGAGCTCATCCGGACGCTGGTGGCGATGGGCTTCGCGGCGCACGCGGTGAATCCAAAGCTGCACCACGCGCTGACGCAGGAGTTGCCCGCGCGACCGGCCAGGAGGTGGGACGCGGAGGACGCGCCCATGTTGGAGGCACTCGGCAGCTTCAAGACGGACGTGCCGGATCCGGAGCTGGCCCTGTGGCTCATCGACACGGTGTCCCACGCGGTCATCCACCGCGCGGTGGTGGAGCGCCCCGAGTCCCTGTCCCAGGGGCTGCTCCAGGAGGAGTTGGTGACGCTCCTCCTGCGCTACCTGAGGCGGAAGTGACGCCCGGCTTCACCGCCCGGACGCCTGCGCGTCCACGGCGGCCAGCTCGTCCTTCGTGAGCTTCACCTCCGCGCCCGCGAGGTTCTCCTCCAGGTGCTTCACGGAGGACGTGCCCGGGATGGGCAGCATCACCGGCGAACGCGCCAGCAGCCAGGCGAGTGCGATCTGCGCGGGCGTCGCGTTGTGCTTCTTCGCCACGGAGTCCAGCGTGCTCCCCGGCTTCGCCAGCCCGCCTGTCGCCAGCGGGAACCACGGGATGAAGCCCAGGTTCTGCTTCTCGCAGTAGTCCAGCACCTTCTCGTGCACGCGGTCGGTCAGGTTGTAGCGGTTCTGCACCGACACGACGTCCACCACCTTGCGCGCCCGCTCGATCTCCTCCACCGACACCTCCGACAGGCCGATGTGGCGGATCTTCCCCTCCTTCTGCAGCGCCTTCAACTCACCCAGCGACTCCTCCATCGGGACCTTCGGGTCGATGCGGTGCAGCTGGTACAGGTCGATGCGCTCCAGCTTCAGCCGGCGCAGCGACATCTCCAGCTCCTGACGCAGGTACTTCGGCGCGCCCACCGGGTGCCACTCGTTGGGGCCCGTGCGCACCAGGCCCGCCTTCGTCGCCACCACCACGCCCTTCGCGTAGGGGTGCAGAGCCTCCGCGATGATCTCCTCGCTGTAGTAGGGGCCGTAGGAGTCCGCCGTGTCGATGAAGTCCACGCCCAGCTCCAGCGCTCGGCGCAGCACGCGCACCGCCTCCGCCCGGTCCTTGGGCGGACCCCAGATGCCAGGGCCGGTGAGCTGCATCGCGCCGTAGCCCAACCGGTGGATGGGCAGGTCCCCGCCCAGCTTGAAGGTGCCGCTCTTCTCCGCGGGTCGTGTCGAGGTTCCGCTCATGAGTGCTTCCTCCGTGCAGATGAATGCCCCAATGGATGCAGGTGCAGGAAATGGGTTTCCCGCGCCTCAGGCCGTCCGGTACCGCCCGGCCAGGCTGTGGGTGGCCCCACGCAGCAGCCCCGCCTCGGCCTTCTCCAGGGCCACGAGCGCCTCCGCGGCCTCCAGCCCCGGGACGCAGACCGTCTCACGGCGCTCCAGCGCGACGAGCGACGCGGTGACGACGTCCTCGGGCGACATGGTGCCGGGATAGCCGCCGTTGAATTCGGTGAAGGTCATGCCCGGGCAGACGACCTGCGCCACCACGGGCGAGTCGCGCAGCTCCCCCGAGAGCGTGCGCGTGAAGTGGACGAGGAACGCCTTCGCGCCCGCGTAGGTGGCCCGGTAGGGCAGGGGACCCGGCGGCATCGCGCCAGAGAAGGCGAGCAGCGAGGCCACGTTGATGACCGCGCCCTTGCCGCGCGCCAGCATGCCGGGCAGCGCCGCGCGCGTGGCCAGCATCGGCGCCATCATGTGCAGGTTCGCCAGCCCCTCCAGCGCCGCGGCCTCCACCTGCGCGAAGGGGCCGTAGCCGCCCACGCCCGCGTTGTTGACGAGCAGGGTGAGGTCCTCGCCCGCCGCGCGCCCGGCCACCCGCTGGAGGTCCCCGTGCTGCGTGAGGTCCGCCCGCAGCACCTCCGCGCGGACGCCATGCGCCGCCGTCAGCTCCGCCGCCAACGCCTTCAGCCGCTCCTCGCGCCGGGCGACGAGGACGAGGTCATACCCCAGCGCCGCCAGCCTCCGGGCATACACCGCGCCAATTCCCGCGGACGTGCCCGTCACCAATGCTGTCCCTCGACTGCCTGCCATGCCTGCTCCTGGATGGGTGAAGAGGGGGCGCTCCCGTCACCCACGCATGAATGCTGGAGATGGCGACTGTCGCTGCGAAGCGCACGCCGCCGGGGCCGCACCCTCGGCCGCTGGGTAACGAAGGGCGGCCGGACGTGCAAGCCGGACCGCACGTTCCGGGAATCAAAACGCTGGGGCCTGCTCCCTCCGCGCGCTCAGCCCGAGGCCTTGACCGCCAGCTCCGGCACGTCGCGGAACTGTTGATGGTACAGCTCCGCGTAGAGCCCGCCCTTGGCGAGCAGCTCCGCGTGGTTGCCCCGCTCGACCACCGCGCCGTGCTCCAGCACCAGGATGAGGTCCGCGTGGCGGATGGTGTTGAGCCGGTGCGCGATGACGATGCTCGTGCGGCCCGACAACAGCTGCCCCAGCGCCAGCTGGATGAGCGCCTCCGTGCGCGTGTCGATGTTCGCCGTCGCCTCGTCCAGGATGAGCACCCGCGGATTCGCGATGACCGCGCGAGCGAACGCGAGCAGCTGCCGCTGGCCCTGGCTGAGCGTCGCGCCACCTTCACCCAGCACGGTGTCGTAGCCCTGCGGCAGCCGGGTGATGAAGTCGTGCGCGTGCACCGCCTTCGCCGCCGCCTCCACCTCCTCGCGGGTGGCGTCCGGCTTCCCGTAGCCGATGTTGTCCGCCACCTTCCCGCTGAAGAGGAACGGCTCCTGGAGCACCATGGCCATCTGACGGCGCAGGCTCGCGCGCGTCACCTGGCGCACGTCCTCGCCGTCCACGCGCACCGTGCCCCCCGTCACGTCGTAGAAGCGCGGCACCAGGCTGGCCACCGTCGTCTTGCCCGCGCCCGTGCGCCCCACCAGCGCCAGCGTCTGGCCGGGCTCCAGGCGGAAGGACACGTCGCGCAGCACCGGCCGCGCGGCGTCGTAGCCGAAGGACACCCCTTCGAACACCACCTGCCCCTGGAGCGGCCCCAGCTCCACCGCGCCCGCCACGTCCGGCGGCTCCGGCGCCTCGTCGAGGATGGCGAAGATGCGCTCCGCCCCCGCCAGCGCGGACTGCATCAGCGCGGCCACGGACGCGGCCAACTGCACCGGGCGGAAGAACTGCTGCACGTAGATGAGGAACGCCGCCACGCCGCCCACCGTGAGCTGGCCGCTCAGCGCCAGCGCGCCGCCGTAGCCAATCACCAGCGCGGTGGACAGCGTGGAGAGCAGGTCGATGGCCGGCGAGAACGCGGACGTGATGCCCACCGCCGCCACGTTCGCGTCGCGGTTGGCCGCGTTGCGGTCGCGGAAGCGCTCGATGTTCTTCTCCGTGCGGTTGAACGCCTGCGCCTGCCGCACGCCCCCAATCTCCTCCTGGAGATTCGCCGTCACGTCGCCCACCGTCTGCCGCGTCTTGCGGTAGGCATTGCGCGCCCGCGACGCGAAGAACCACGTGGTCAGCAGGATGGCCGGGATGAGGGAGAAACACGCCAGCGCCAGGCGCGCGTTCATCGCGAACATCGCGACGAGCACACCCACCAGCCCCAGCACGGACCCCAACAGCTGCGTCAGCCCCTGCGCGAAGAGCTGGTTGAGCGTGTCCACGTCACTGAGCAGGCGGCTCATCAGGTCGCCCAGCGGCCGGCGGTCGAACCACGACAGCGGCAGCTGCTGGAGCCGCTCGAAGAGCCGCTGGCGCAGCTCCGACAGCACGTGCTGTCCCGTGTGGCCCACCCGCCACGTGTGCGCCCGCTGCGACAGCAGGCCCACGGCGTAGACGACGAACAGCAACGTCAGCGTCCGCAGCAGACCCCAGCCATCCCCCGAGCCGATGTCCCGGTCGATGGCCCGGCTCATCAGATAGGGCCCCAGGGCCTGGCACGCGGCGCCCACCAGGATGAAGACCCACGCCGCGGTGAGCGTGCGCGCGTGCGGACGCAGCTCGCCCAGCAGCCGGCGCAGCACCTTCCCCTGATTGCGCGCGCGGCCACCCTCCAGCTCCGCCATCGCCTCGATGCTTCCCGGGCGCCTCATGCCACCTCCTCCTGGCGCGGCGGCAACAGCTGCGACCCGAGGATGTCGTTGTACAGCTCGCTGGTGGCCTTCAGCTCCTCGTGGCGGCCCATCGCGGCGATGCGCCCCTCGTCCAACACCAGGATGACGTCCGCGTCCCGCACGGTGCTGATGCGCTGGGCGATGACGAGCGCCGTCCGCCGCTTGTCCCGCATCAGCGCGTCCAGCGCGCCCTGGATGGCGGTCTCCGTGCGCGCGTCCACCGCGGACGTGCTGTCGTCCAGGATGAGCAGGCGCGGATCCGTGAGCAGCGCCCGCGCGATGGCCAGCCGCTGCCGCTGTCCGCCGGACAGCCCCACGCCGCGCTCTCCCACCAGCGTGTCGTAGCCCTGGGGCAGCTCGCGGATGAACTCCGCCGCCTGGGCCGCCTCCGCCGCGGCCTCCACCTCCGCCTGCGTCGCCTCAGGGCGCCCGTAGGCGATGTTCTCCCGCACCGTGCCGGAGAACAGCAGCGCGTCCTGGAGCACCACGCCCATCTGCGAGCGCAGGCTCGAAAGCGTCACGTCCCGCACGTCGTGCCCGTCCAGCAGCACCGCGCCCCCGGTGACGTCGTAGAAGCGGGGCAGCAGGTTGATGAGCGTGCTCTTGCCGGAGCCCGTGGTGCCCAGCACCGCCACCAGCTGCCCGGGCTCCAGCGTCACGCTCACGCCGCGCAGGATTTCGCGGTCGCTGCCCGCGTAGCGGAAGCGCACGTCGCGCAGCTCGATGCGGCCCTGCAACGGGGGCAGCGCCACCGCGCCCGGGCGGTCCGCCACCTCCACCGCCGTGTCGAGCAGCTCGAAGAGGCGCTGCGCGGACGCGCTCGCCCGCGCCATGCCGGCCGCGAAGAAGCCCAGCGTCATCAGGGGCATCAACAGGAAGGCCAGGTAGCTGTTGAAGGCCAGCAGCTCTCCCAGCGTCAGCCGCTGGTGGAGGATGCGCCAGCCGCCCACGCCCACCACCATCAGCAGGCCCAGGTTGGAGAAGAAGGCGACGAAGGGGAAGCTGTCGGCCAGCGAGTCCACCACCCGCAGGTTCTTCTCCTTCAGCTCCGCGTTGGTCTTCCCGTAGCGCGCGAGCTCCCGCGCCTCGCCGGAGAATGCGCGCACCACGCGCAGCCCGCGCAGGTCCTCCTGCAGCGTGGTGTTGAGCTGGCCCAGGAGCGCCTGCAGCTGGCCGAACAGCGGCCGCATCCGCATCATGAACCGGCGAAGCACCCACAGGATGGGCGGCACGGAGCTCAGCTCCGCCAGCGCCAGCACCGGATCCATGTAGAGCAGCAGCCCCGCGCAGCCCACCAGCATCGCCGCCGACGCGGCGAACTGCACCACGCCGCTGCCCACGAAGGTGCGCACCGCCTCCACGTCGCTCGTCAGCCGCGTGAGCAGCTGCCCCGTCTGCGCCTGGTCGTAGTAGCTGAAGGACAGCCGCTGGATGCGCGCGAAGAGCGCGTCGCGCAGGTCGAACGCCACGCCCTGTGAGGCGCGCTCCGCCAGGTAGCCCTGCAGGAAGTTGAACAGGCCGCGCCCCAGCGCGATGGCGACCAGGCCTCCGACCGCCAGCCAGACGGGTCGTATCTCCCCGCGCGCGAGCCCCTGGTCGATGGCGATGCGGATCATCTGCGGCGCGCCCAGGTTCGCCACGGACACGAGCAGCAGCGACAGGAGCGCGCCCACCGCATCCACGCGGTAGCGGCGCAGATAACCCAATGCCCGCAGGATGGGCGGACGGCCGGATGCGGGTGGCGCGGACGTGCTCACGGAAGACCTGGACTCCTGCCTCCCCGCCCGGGAAGGCGCGCGCATGATGGGCGCCCGTCAGTACCACTTCAAGCACGACGCGCGTCGTGAAACGGCGGTTGCGCGCCGCGCCAGGGCCCGTTAGGTGGGCCGCCTCCCCGCACACTCCGTCACGAGGTGAACGACATGGAATACCGGCAGCTGGGTGGTTCTGGTTTCAAGGTCCCCGTCCTCAGCCTGGGCACGGGCACGTTCGGTGGCTCGGGTGAGTTCTTCAAGGGCTTCGGCTCCAGCGACGTGAAGGAGGCCACGCGGCTCGTGGACATCGCGCTGGACGCGGGCGTGAACATGTTCGACTCCGCGGACGGCTACTCCGCCGGGCTCGCGGAGGAGATCCTGGGCAAGGCGCTGGA
This genomic interval carries:
- a CDS encoding ABC transporter ATP-binding protein, whose product is MSTSAPPASGRPPILRALGYLRRYRVDAVGALLSLLLVSVANLGAPQMIRIAIDQGLARGEIRPVWLAVGGLVAIALGRGLFNFLQGYLAERASQGVAFDLRDALFARIQRLSFSYYDQAQTGQLLTRLTSDVEAVRTFVGSGVVQFAASAAMLVGCAGLLLYMDPVLALAELSSVPPILWVLRRFMMRMRPLFGQLQALLGQLNTTLQEDLRGLRVVRAFSGEARELARYGKTNAELKEKNLRVVDSLADSFPFVAFFSNLGLLMVVGVGGWRILHQRLTLGELLAFNSYLAFLLMPLMTLGFFAAGMARASASAQRLFELLDTAVEVADRPGAVALPPLQGRIELRDVRFRYAGSDREILRGVSVTLEPGQLVAVLGTTGSGKSTLINLLPRFYDVTGGAVLLDGHDVRDVTLSSLRSQMGVVLQDALLFSGTVRENIAYGRPEATQAEVEAAAEAAQAAEFIRELPQGYDTLVGERGVGLSGGQRQRLAIARALLTDPRLLILDDSTSAVDARTETAIQGALDALMRDKRRTALVIAQRISTVRDADVILVLDEGRIAAMGRHEELKATSELYNDILGSQLLPPRQEEVA